Proteins encoded together in one Pontiella desulfatans window:
- a CDS encoding UDP-N-acetylmuramoyl-L-alanyl-D-glutamate--2,6-diaminopimelate ligase, with product MKLNKLLETLTTLDIAGKTDGGIEGIAYDSRLVKPGWLFVAISGQRADGADFITEALSKGAVAVVSENPLELGAGAVHIQVPRARRALAEIANAYYGDLSRKMHVVGITGTNGKTTTAYMIRDILRDGGFLPGLLGTVAYEIGERSIPASRTTPESPDIHSMLQQMKEAGCDSVVMEVSSHAIALQRVHGIDFNTSVFTNLTQDHLDFHKDMETYFNVKAELFHLLDKRHDRSAVINLDDPWGRKLVEERKLLANVVTYGFNERAMVCASNVHLDANGTSFKVYTPWGEARVGLQLLGRFNVHNALAALAVGGLAGIDLKRMAESLGNIKAIPGRLELVPNRRNKKVFVDYAHTDDALRNVLTTLREICKGRLVVVFGCGGNRDSGKREKMGRVAAELADYSIVTSDNPRNEDPGAIVSEVMAGFENQEQFEVVLDRRKAIEKGVRSVGRKDILLVAGKGHETYQEIRGAVIPFDDRETVREFVG from the coding sequence ATGAAGCTGAACAAGCTGCTCGAAACCTTAACAACGCTCGACATCGCCGGGAAAACCGACGGGGGGATCGAGGGCATCGCCTACGACTCGCGGCTGGTCAAGCCCGGTTGGCTGTTCGTTGCCATATCCGGGCAGCGGGCGGACGGGGCCGACTTCATTACCGAGGCGCTCTCGAAAGGGGCGGTGGCCGTGGTTTCGGAAAACCCGCTCGAACTCGGTGCCGGTGCGGTGCACATCCAGGTGCCGCGCGCGCGCCGCGCTCTTGCCGAAATCGCCAACGCCTATTATGGCGACCTCTCCCGCAAGATGCACGTGGTGGGAATCACCGGCACCAACGGCAAGACCACCACGGCCTACATGATTCGCGATATCCTGCGCGACGGCGGCTTTTTGCCGGGATTGCTGGGCACCGTGGCCTACGAAATCGGCGAGCGCTCCATTCCCGCATCGCGCACAACGCCCGAATCGCCGGACATCCACTCCATGCTCCAGCAGATGAAGGAGGCCGGTTGCGACTCGGTCGTGATGGAGGTTTCTTCCCATGCGATTGCCCTGCAGCGCGTCCATGGCATCGATTTCAACACCAGCGTCTTCACCAACCTTACGCAAGACCACCTCGATTTCCACAAGGACATGGAGACCTACTTCAATGTGAAGGCGGAGTTGTTCCATCTCCTGGATAAGCGGCACGACCGCTCCGCCGTCATCAACCTGGACGATCCCTGGGGGCGCAAGCTCGTCGAGGAGCGCAAGCTGTTGGCCAATGTCGTCACCTATGGTTTCAACGAACGCGCCATGGTCTGCGCTTCCAATGTCCACCTCGATGCCAACGGAACCTCCTTCAAGGTCTACACGCCATGGGGCGAAGCCCGTGTCGGGTTGCAGCTGCTGGGCCGGTTCAATGTCCACAATGCGCTGGCGGCGCTGGCCGTTGGCGGCCTGGCCGGGATCGACCTCAAGCGCATGGCGGAATCGCTGGGCAACATCAAGGCCATCCCCGGTCGGCTGGAACTGGTGCCCAACCGCAGGAACAAGAAGGTGTTCGTCGATTATGCCCACACCGACGACGCGCTTAGGAATGTGCTGACCACCCTGCGCGAAATCTGCAAGGGGCGGTTGGTGGTGGTTTTCGGTTGCGGTGGAAACCGCGATAGCGGCAAGCGCGAAAAAATGGGGCGTGTGGCGGCGGAGCTCGCCGATTACAGCATTGTGACCTCCGATAATCCCCGCAACGAGGATCCCGGCGCCATCGTTTCCGAGGTGATGGCCGGTTTCGAAAACCAAGAGCAGTTCGAAGTCGTGCTTGACCGCCGCAAGGCAATCGAGAAGGGTGTACGTTCGGTCGGGCGCAAAGACATCCTGCTCGTGGCCGGCAAAGGGCACGAGACCTATCAGGAAATCCGGGGGGCCGTCATTCCGTTCGACGACCGCGAGACGGTCAGGGAGTTTGTTGGATAA
- the mraY gene encoding phospho-N-acetylmuramoyl-pentapeptide-transferase: MLYYLSLLEGSLSELRLFQYITFRTLGAASTAFVISLLLAPWLIKRLRAINFEEKKVDQRVEYLDKRDKVETPTMGGLLIIAASVGSTLLWAIPTNTYVLLTLGTFVLMGAIGFLDDYWKIKRKNGLSVKAKFMAQLVWAAIAFVVLWSVPEMRDRVTDFMVPFLKHPLFQMSMVGAFIFLVLVLVGASNAVNLTDGLDGLAIGCSNSVAGAYLFLTYVAGHFNFAEYLQVPFVRGSGELTVFCGALLGAGLGFLWYNCHPAKIFMGDTGSLALGGAIAMLAILIKQELLLIIVGGVFVIEAASVVLQSSYFKYSRKRFGEGRRIFKCAPLHHHFEFLEKERALEEKREPGLVETVIVTRFWILSIIFALIGIASLKIR; encoded by the coding sequence ATGCTATACTATCTTTCGCTGCTGGAGGGTTCCCTGTCGGAACTCCGGCTCTTCCAATACATCACGTTTCGCACACTGGGGGCGGCTTCGACCGCATTTGTGATTTCGCTGCTCTTGGCGCCTTGGCTGATCAAGCGGCTCCGGGCCATCAACTTCGAAGAAAAAAAAGTCGATCAACGGGTGGAATACCTGGACAAGCGGGACAAGGTGGAAACGCCGACCATGGGCGGCCTGTTGATCATTGCGGCTTCCGTCGGTTCCACCTTGCTTTGGGCCATTCCCACGAATACCTATGTGCTGCTCACGCTCGGAACCTTTGTGCTGATGGGGGCGATTGGCTTTCTGGATGACTATTGGAAGATCAAGCGCAAGAACGGGCTGAGCGTGAAGGCCAAGTTCATGGCCCAGCTCGTTTGGGCGGCGATTGCCTTTGTGGTGCTGTGGTCGGTGCCGGAGATGCGCGATCGTGTGACGGATTTCATGGTGCCGTTCCTCAAGCACCCCTTGTTTCAAATGTCGATGGTGGGCGCGTTCATCTTCCTGGTGCTGGTGCTGGTCGGGGCATCGAATGCCGTCAACCTGACCGACGGGCTCGACGGATTGGCGATCGGCTGTTCCAATTCGGTTGCGGGAGCCTACCTGTTCCTGACCTATGTGGCCGGCCACTTTAACTTTGCCGAATACCTGCAGGTGCCGTTTGTCAGGGGCAGCGGCGAGCTGACCGTCTTTTGCGGCGCGTTGCTGGGGGCCGGGCTCGGGTTCCTCTGGTACAATTGCCACCCGGCCAAGATTTTCATGGGCGACACCGGTTCGCTCGCGCTGGGCGGCGCCATCGCCATGCTCGCCATCCTCATTAAGCAGGAGTTGCTGCTCATCATTGTCGGCGGGGTGTTTGTGATCGAAGCCGCCAGCGTTGTGCTCCAGAGCTCCTATTTCAAATATTCCCGCAAACGGTTTGGGGAAGGGCGCCGCATTTTCAAGTGCGCCCCGTTGCACCACCACTTTGAATTCCTTGAAAAAGAACGCGCACTCGAGGAAAAGCGCGAACCCGGATTGGTTGAAACGGTCATCGTTACCCGCTTCTGGATCCTTTCCATCATCTTCGCCCTCATCGGCATAGCCTCCCTGAAAATCAGGTAG
- a CDS encoding LPP20 family lipoprotein, producing the protein MKQVVKTAGMVAALVAVGLLAGCKSGKIPKISNKTPYEDMQEAVKKLTDDGIPAEVGVGESRNRQLAITEAKLDARKNLAQQIKVKIENLEKSFAEEVGMGGNTEINALFSSATKSITSQEIAGSVPKVQKFSTSEEGITSAYVLMTIDPNIIDKALAQQATSNRSLYQRFQASKAFEELDKEMKEYEANEKAALADFAN; encoded by the coding sequence ATGAAACAGGTAGTGAAAACGGCAGGAATGGTTGCGGCGCTGGTTGCGGTGGGGCTGCTCGCAGGTTGCAAGTCGGGCAAGATTCCGAAAATCTCGAACAAGACGCCCTATGAGGATATGCAGGAAGCCGTCAAGAAGCTGACGGACGATGGCATCCCCGCCGAAGTGGGCGTGGGCGAATCCCGCAACCGGCAGTTGGCGATTACGGAAGCCAAGCTCGATGCCCGCAAAAACCTCGCGCAGCAGATCAAGGTGAAGATCGAAAACCTCGAAAAGAGCTTCGCTGAAGAAGTCGGAATGGGCGGCAACACCGAAATCAATGCGCTCTTCAGCTCCGCAACCAAGAGCATCACCTCCCAGGAGATCGCCGGCAGTGTGCCAAAGGTGCAGAAGTTCAGCACCTCCGAAGAGGGCATCACCTCGGCCTATGTGCTGATGACCATCGACCCGAACATCATCGACAAGGCGCTTGCCCAGCAGGCCACCTCCAACCGTTCCCTCTACCAGCGCTTCCAGGCCTCCAAGGCATTCGAGGAGCTGGATAAGGAAATGAAGGAATACGAGGCCAACGAAAAGGCGGCCTTGGCCGACTTCGCCAACTAG
- a CDS encoding peptidoglycan D,D-transpeptidase FtsI family protein has translation MAEVRFKGRIVVLATVVLLVFTAIGSRLAMLHLRPVDWVVRPIMEARSFESKPAANRGRIVDRTGRILAMDTPSYHVCIDPKWISEHGDPVAVARHLSDEFRLSEADLAGDLAQTHREYTRIKKYVSGHQIKRFKRMNMGVVYTPAELVGGVETNIYLKGVWFEEAPIRKYPNGPLMAHVVGFSNLEGIGSAGVELRMNEYLRGKEGYRKGQVDGSGREIYRTREMDIPPEDGATVELTLDSWLQYQVEKIIEKTCHDFNAKAVWAIVQHVRTGEILAMASFPTYDPNRYSKAPEEWRRNRAIGFNYEPGSTMKAAVIAAALDHDVVDEGDVFDCEKGYWVYGGKALRDSHGEEDLTVADIVKVSSNIGTAKIALEMGNQMVYDSLRKFHFGERLDVGLPGEEGGIFYSPKHWSKISITRIGMGHEIGVTALQVLSMMNAIAYNGVQMQPYLVKRVVTPDGTVLHENKPEVIGRPLDPPAARRMQQLLARVVMEEGGTGTKAQVEGYTVAGKTGTAQKIRPKEEGGGYYSKNFTSSFAGFLPVENPEIGIIVVADDPGEYTDSGRKINYYGGTVCGPAFQEIATMAVEYLRIAPGGNRVYVARPQE, from the coding sequence ATGGCGGAAGTCAGGTTCAAAGGGAGGATCGTGGTGCTCGCAACAGTTGTTCTGTTGGTGTTCACCGCCATTGGTTCGCGTTTGGCCATGCTCCATCTTCGGCCCGTCGATTGGGTGGTCAGGCCCATCATGGAGGCGCGTTCGTTCGAATCGAAGCCGGCGGCGAACCGCGGGCGCATCGTCGACCGAACCGGGCGGATCCTGGCCATGGACACGCCATCCTACCACGTGTGCATCGATCCCAAGTGGATATCCGAGCATGGCGATCCGGTGGCGGTTGCCCGCCATCTATCCGACGAATTCCGTCTTTCCGAGGCCGACCTTGCCGGGGATTTGGCGCAGACCCACCGTGAATACACCCGCATCAAGAAATATGTTTCCGGCCATCAAATCAAGCGCTTCAAGCGCATGAACATGGGCGTCGTCTACACGCCGGCGGAGCTGGTAGGCGGAGTTGAAACCAACATCTATCTCAAAGGCGTGTGGTTCGAGGAGGCGCCGATCCGGAAATATCCCAACGGGCCGCTGATGGCGCACGTGGTGGGCTTTTCCAATCTTGAAGGCATCGGCTCCGCCGGGGTCGAGCTGCGCATGAACGAATACCTTCGCGGCAAGGAGGGCTACCGCAAGGGGCAGGTCGATGGCAGCGGGCGCGAAATCTACCGGACGCGGGAAATGGATATCCCGCCCGAGGACGGCGCCACGGTTGAGCTCACGCTCGATAGCTGGCTCCAGTACCAGGTGGAGAAGATCATCGAAAAAACCTGCCACGACTTCAACGCCAAGGCGGTCTGGGCCATTGTCCAGCATGTGCGCACCGGCGAAATCCTGGCAATGGCCTCGTTCCCGACCTACGATCCGAACCGCTACTCCAAGGCACCCGAGGAATGGCGGCGCAACCGCGCCATCGGCTTCAACTATGAACCCGGATCCACCATGAAGGCCGCCGTCATCGCCGCCGCCCTCGACCACGACGTGGTCGACGAAGGCGACGTGTTCGATTGCGAAAAAGGCTACTGGGTCTATGGCGGCAAGGCGCTGCGCGACAGCCACGGCGAAGAAGACCTGACCGTCGCCGACATCGTCAAGGTTTCGAGCAACATCGGCACGGCCAAGATCGCTTTGGAGATGGGCAACCAAATGGTCTACGACAGCCTCCGGAAATTCCATTTCGGCGAGCGCCTGGACGTCGGCTTGCCCGGGGAGGAGGGCGGCATTTTCTACTCGCCCAAGCATTGGTCGAAGATCAGCATCACGCGCATCGGCATGGGGCACGAGATTGGTGTCACCGCCCTGCAGGTGCTTTCGATGATGAACGCGATCGCCTACAACGGCGTGCAGATGCAGCCCTACCTGGTGAAACGGGTGGTCACTCCCGACGGCACGGTGTTGCACGAAAACAAGCCCGAGGTGATCGGCCGCCCGTTGGACCCGCCGGCGGCAAGGCGCATGCAGCAATTGTTGGCGCGGGTCGTGATGGAAGAAGGCGGCACCGGCACCAAGGCGCAGGTCGAGGGCTACACCGTGGCCGGCAAGACCGGCACCGCCCAGAAGATCCGCCCGAAGGAGGAGGGCGGCGGATACTATTCCAAAAACTTCACCTCCTCGTTCGCCGGCTTCCTGCCGGTCGAGAATCCCGAGATCGGCATCATTGTGGTGGCCGACGATCCGGGGGAATACACGGATTCCGGCCGGAAGATCAATTATTACGGCGGCACGGTATGCGGCCCCGCCTTCCAGGAAATCGCCACGATGGCGGTGGAATACCTGCGCATTGCCCCCGGCGGCAACCGCGTCTATGTTGCGAGGCCACAAGAATGA
- a CDS encoding UDP-N-acetylmuramoyl-tripeptide--D-alanyl-D-alanine ligase produces MPEGVVTGISHDTRTIKPGNLYVAIRGENFDGHAFVPAAFDKGAAGALVNDGFLWSGNPLLAVPDTIKGLQDLARGYRKKWIGSPVGITGSVGKTTVKEMCADILAQKGEVHRTAGNYNNHIGLPLTMLAMPQMARFGVFEVGMSQPGEIGGLAYLLQPKVGILTDICNAHRESFDSLEAIAREKMKLAERVPSSGTVILDRDSEWYALMRRHTCATVRTISFEGIADYVGRKMADGVMNVNGHNYIMPQPGDHIMRNALRAIALGLELRLEPDEIASGLRRFKAPPMRWQESEIRGVQFINDAYNANPLSMRASLRTFSRLPTAGQRWAVVGGMRELGSVAEEEHAALGAFIDTLGLDGVVAVGELGQRIVCNSTGRFYPCPDAEAAATILTNNLNPGDRVLLKASRGEQLERVLTYFKEN; encoded by the coding sequence ATGCCCGAAGGGGTCGTAACGGGAATCTCGCACGATACCCGCACCATCAAGCCGGGCAATCTCTATGTTGCGATCCGCGGTGAAAACTTCGATGGCCATGCCTTTGTTCCGGCCGCGTTCGACAAGGGGGCGGCCGGAGCCCTGGTGAACGATGGTTTCCTCTGGTCTGGAAACCCGTTGCTTGCGGTGCCCGACACGATCAAGGGCTTGCAGGATCTCGCTCGCGGCTACCGCAAGAAATGGATCGGTTCCCCGGTGGGCATCACCGGAAGCGTCGGCAAGACCACCGTCAAGGAAATGTGTGCCGATATCCTGGCCCAGAAGGGGGAGGTGCACCGCACCGCCGGCAACTATAACAACCATATCGGCCTGCCGCTCACCATGCTGGCCATGCCCCAAATGGCGCGTTTCGGCGTCTTCGAGGTCGGCATGAGCCAGCCCGGCGAAATCGGAGGGTTGGCCTACCTGCTGCAGCCCAAGGTTGGCATCCTGACCGACATCTGCAATGCACACCGCGAAAGCTTCGATTCGTTGGAGGCCATTGCGCGGGAAAAAATGAAGCTGGCCGAGCGCGTGCCCAGCTCCGGCACCGTGATTCTCGACCGCGATAGCGAATGGTATGCCTTGATGCGCCGCCACACCTGTGCAACGGTCCGGACCATCTCCTTCGAAGGGATTGCCGACTATGTGGGCCGCAAGATGGCCGATGGTGTCATGAACGTGAACGGCCACAACTATATCATGCCGCAACCCGGCGATCACATCATGCGCAACGCCCTGCGCGCCATTGCCCTCGGGCTGGAGCTCCGCCTGGAGCCGGATGAAATCGCCTCCGGGCTTCGCCGGTTCAAGGCTCCGCCCATGCGTTGGCAGGAGTCGGAGATCCGCGGAGTCCAGTTCATCAACGATGCCTACAACGCCAACCCGCTTTCCATGCGCGCCAGCCTGCGTACGTTTTCGCGGTTGCCGACCGCGGGACAGCGGTGGGCGGTTGTGGGCGGCATGCGGGAACTTGGCTCGGTGGCCGAAGAGGAACACGCGGCGCTGGGAGCGTTCATCGATACCCTCGGCCTCGACGGCGTGGTTGCCGTCGGCGAGCTGGGGCAGCGAATCGTCTGCAACTCGACCGGTCGGTTCTACCCGTGCCCGGATGCCGAAGCGGCCGCAACCATTTTAACGAACAACCTGAATCCGGGGGATCGCGTGTTGCTGAAGGCGTCGCGCGGCGAACAGCTGGAACGGGTGCTGACCTATTTTAAGGAGAACTAG
- a CDS encoding division/cell wall cluster transcriptional repressor MraZ, giving the protein MTTVENMPALFVGSFTHSLDAKRRMIFPSSWRNLAGESNQLFAFPHPEEKCLYLYTAAEMMRRLDGLRNGGSLDRNDQQAIRSITAGGDMLVWDAQGRIRVGENLLAHIEVKEQLVLVGALTRIELWSAENFDLALPQDSSAAEDLFFGGY; this is encoded by the coding sequence ATGACTACGGTAGAAAATATGCCAGCGCTGTTCGTGGGATCGTTCACGCATTCCCTTGATGCCAAGCGGCGTATGATTTTCCCGTCGAGCTGGCGCAACCTGGCCGGGGAGTCGAACCAGTTGTTCGCCTTCCCGCACCCGGAGGAAAAGTGCCTTTACCTCTATACGGCGGCGGAAATGATGCGGCGGCTGGACGGACTGCGCAACGGGGGCTCGCTCGACCGCAACGACCAGCAGGCGATCCGCTCGATCACGGCGGGCGGGGATATGCTGGTGTGGGATGCGCAGGGGCGCATTCGGGTTGGCGAAAACCTGCTCGCCCACATCGAGGTGAAGGAACAGTTGGTTTTGGTTGGGGCGCTCACACGCATTGAGCTTTGGAGCGCCGAGAATTTTGATTTGGCCCTGCCGCAGGATTCGTCCGCGGCGGAGGATCTGTTTTTCGGTGGATATTAA
- the rsmH gene encoding 16S rRNA (cytosine(1402)-N(4))-methyltransferase RsmH codes for MHIPVMLDECLEALVTDPKGIYVDGTLGNGGHSAAILARLEEGGMLIGFDRDTDAIERVQEKLKTEKGRRVELVHDNYANMAAQLDRLGIDKVDGLLLDLGVSSFQLDLAERGFSFQQDAPMDMRMDRTQGQTAAEVVNAASEQELADLIFRYGEDRASRRIARAIVEARAKLRIETTGQLAAIVERAKGGRKGRKTHPATQTFQALRMAVNDELAGIEQVLETMVDRVKEGGRIVVLTFHSLEDRLVKQFFGAHVPREESLQQGGVRRIYEEPPVKWIWKKPLVATAQEQAVNPRSRSAKLRAVEVGV; via the coding sequence GTGCATATACCGGTCATGCTCGATGAGTGCCTTGAAGCGCTGGTCACCGATCCTAAGGGAATCTATGTGGACGGCACGCTGGGAAACGGCGGGCACTCGGCGGCGATTCTGGCGCGCCTCGAAGAGGGCGGCATGCTGATCGGCTTCGACCGCGACACCGATGCGATCGAGCGGGTGCAGGAAAAGCTGAAAACGGAAAAGGGCCGGCGCGTGGAACTGGTGCACGACAACTATGCGAACATGGCCGCTCAACTCGACCGGTTGGGCATCGATAAGGTGGACGGCCTGTTGCTCGATCTTGGCGTTAGCTCCTTCCAATTGGATTTGGCGGAACGCGGCTTCAGTTTCCAGCAGGATGCCCCGATGGACATGCGGATGGACCGGACGCAGGGGCAGACCGCCGCCGAGGTGGTCAATGCCGCAAGCGAGCAGGAGCTGGCCGATCTGATTTTCCGCTATGGCGAAGACCGCGCCTCGCGGCGCATCGCCCGGGCCATCGTCGAGGCGCGCGCCAAACTGCGGATCGAGACGACGGGCCAGTTGGCCGCGATTGTCGAGCGCGCGAAGGGTGGACGCAAGGGCAGGAAAACGCATCCGGCCACGCAGACGTTCCAGGCGTTGCGCATGGCGGTGAACGATGAATTGGCCGGTATCGAGCAGGTGCTGGAGACGATGGTTGACCGGGTGAAGGAGGGCGGCCGCATCGTGGTGCTGACCTTCCATAGTTTGGAAGACCGCTTGGTGAAGCAATTCTTCGGGGCCCATGTGCCACGCGAGGAATCGCTGCAGCAGGGCGGGGTGCGGCGGATCTATGAGGAGCCGCCGGTGAAATGGATTTGGAAAAAGCCGTTGGTTGCAACGGCACAGGAACAGGCAGTGAATCCGCGGTCGCGCTCGGCAAAGCTGCGCGCCGTGGAAGTGGGGGTATGA
- a CDS encoding sulfatase, translated as MKVLSILLGLGFCYVTGAARQPNVILIVCDDLNDYVESFGDHPQISTPHMKRLAQSGVSFKQAHCTIPICNPSRASFLTGLYPHTSQCYGFDNWDGYEVLKNSRTLMDHFRKNGYVSLGTGKMMHNRGEQEWTQFGHPSDYGPFAYNEEKTVAHPWNKAPFRDDFGAIDGSFGPLFKLQGEISPENGRPFTWRTGNWAKQRVFRYESESDRDSTGDELNGIWAVEHLKKIAQDPSGKPFFMGVGFLRPHTPLIVPQKYFDRFPLESIELPQIKENDAADTYKKTVTSAEDDRGGDRGTKIYDSLITSFDGDRELALKKFIQAYLASVASVDDLIGDILGVVDNSPLKDNTIIVLTSDHGWGMGEKDYLYKNSLWQESTRVPLVIRAPGIAKAGGATALPVSLIDLFPTLIDLCGLPSDTMKNEKGRPLDGHSLKPLLEDPVSGRWDGPDAALTALYKWDTYYDPAKQSYSLRFKDWRYIRYQNSKEELYHTARDPKEWTNLALNPEYAEQLANFRDQLMARIPKSKPLPAPTAADNEKWKNTYFEENPAADSNGDGVLSWAELKAHKDGK; from the coding sequence GTGAAGGTTTTAAGCATTCTACTGGGACTGGGCTTTTGCTACGTTACCGGCGCAGCACGGCAGCCTAATGTGATTCTGATTGTCTGCGATGATCTGAATGATTATGTCGAGTCGTTTGGGGATCATCCCCAGATCAGCACGCCGCATATGAAACGGCTTGCCCAGAGCGGGGTGTCGTTTAAGCAGGCGCACTGCACGATTCCAATCTGCAACCCTTCGCGCGCAAGTTTTCTGACCGGGCTGTATCCACATACCTCACAGTGTTATGGCTTTGATAACTGGGATGGTTATGAGGTGCTGAAAAATTCACGTACCTTGATGGATCATTTTCGTAAGAATGGCTACGTCTCTCTCGGTACGGGTAAAATGATGCATAACCGGGGCGAGCAGGAATGGACGCAATTCGGTCACCCGTCCGACTATGGTCCATTTGCGTATAATGAAGAAAAGACGGTGGCGCATCCCTGGAATAAAGCGCCGTTCCGTGATGATTTCGGGGCGATCGATGGTTCTTTCGGCCCGCTCTTTAAATTGCAGGGTGAAATTTCTCCGGAGAACGGCAGGCCATTTACCTGGCGGACTGGAAACTGGGCGAAGCAGCGGGTGTTTCGTTATGAGTCGGAAAGCGACCGGGACTCGACGGGCGATGAATTGAACGGCATCTGGGCCGTGGAGCATCTTAAAAAAATTGCGCAGGATCCGAGCGGAAAACCATTTTTCATGGGGGTGGGCTTTCTACGTCCGCACACACCGCTGATTGTTCCGCAGAAATACTTTGATCGTTTCCCGCTGGAGTCTATTGAGCTACCTCAGATCAAGGAAAACGATGCCGCGGATACCTATAAAAAAACGGTTACATCTGCTGAAGATGACCGTGGCGGCGACCGGGGAACAAAAATCTATGACAGTCTGATCACCTCCTTTGATGGGGATCGGGAGCTGGCGCTGAAGAAATTTATCCAGGCCTATCTGGCCAGCGTGGCCTCGGTGGATGATCTTATCGGTGACATTCTGGGGGTGGTTGACAACTCCCCGCTGAAAGACAACACGATCATTGTCCTCACCAGCGACCATGGCTGGGGCATGGGGGAGAAGGATTATCTGTATAAAAACTCCCTGTGGCAGGAGAGTACCCGTGTTCCGCTGGTGATTCGTGCTCCCGGCATCGCTAAAGCCGGCGGGGCAACGGCGCTGCCGGTGTCGCTGATTGATTTATTTCCGACCCTGATTGATCTTTGCGGCCTTCCATCGGATACGATGAAAAATGAAAAAGGCCGTCCGCTGGATGGGCACAGCCTGAAGCCGTTGCTTGAGGATCCCGTGTCCGGAAGATGGGACGGCCCCGATGCCGCATTGACCGCCCTTTATAAATGGGATACCTACTATGATCCGGCGAAGCAGAGCTATTCGTTGCGCTTTAAGGACTGGCGCTATATCCGGTATCAAAATAGTAAAGAGGAATTGTACCACACCGCGCGGGATCCGAAAGAGTGGACCAACCTGGCGCTGAATCCCGAGTATGCAGAACAGTTAGCCAATTTCCGCGACCAGCTGATGGCCCGCATTCCGAAATCGAAGCCGCTTCCTGCGCCTACCGCGGCGGATAATGAAAAGTGGAAGAACACCTATTTTGAAGAGAATCCCGCAGCGGATAGCAACGGGGATGGTGTATTGAGCTGGGCGGAGCTGAAAGCGCATAAGGATGGGAAATAG